The Paenibacillus sophorae genome has a segment encoding these proteins:
- a CDS encoding glucose PTS transporter subunit IIA — translation MNWLGSLQQLGRAIMLPTMVLPAAAILLSLGSLPWSAWGLASVAEVATYAGQGIFYYMPYLFAVGVAWGLSNQAGPAGLAALAGMFTYDRIVMKLGDGALQPATLIGILLGIVAGIAHNRLKNIKLPEAIQFFGGSRFVLLFMGMFSALFAWVMLGVSPLIQHGLEDLLQFVGRTGGFGLFVYGVLYRVLTAFGLHHILNNVFWFQLGTFTTPDGSVVQGDLPRFFAGDPTAGSFMAGLFPIMMFALPAIAFAIIQEAREDLKPQIKKTFLRAALVCFLTGVSEQIEFAFLFASPYLFALHTIMSGLAMALTSALGIYHGFSYSAGAIDFILNLHLARRAWLLIPIGLVYGMVYYHLFRWAIRRFQIPTPGREEGSELGDWAGNIPYQAPLILQALGGKENVVQVQACITRLRLTVYNDRQIDTGALKSLGSAGIIKLGGGNVQVVFGTYSELIREEINKLMLRDLPQVLFNAPMQGKMLPIEEVPDHIFAQKLVGDGVAFIPEKGELVSPVFGKVMHIYPTMHAIGIATPEGLEVLMHIGIDTSQLKGPFQSDVKEGDSVEPGQLLVRFDLDYLKEHAASLATPMVITNPERVKSWSYAPFKNVKKGQSSVMSVVLHESNVGGVES, via the coding sequence TTGAACTGGCTCGGATCATTGCAGCAGCTTGGGAGAGCCATCATGCTTCCCACTATGGTGCTGCCGGCGGCGGCCATTCTGCTCAGCCTGGGGAGCCTGCCATGGTCTGCCTGGGGGCTGGCTTCGGTTGCCGAAGTAGCGACCTATGCGGGTCAGGGGATTTTTTATTATATGCCTTATCTGTTTGCGGTCGGAGTCGCATGGGGATTATCCAATCAAGCCGGACCCGCGGGACTTGCGGCGCTTGCGGGAATGTTCACCTATGACCGGATTGTTATGAAACTGGGAGACGGCGCACTGCAGCCCGCGACGCTGATCGGCATTCTGCTAGGAATTGTCGCCGGCATTGCCCATAACCGGTTAAAAAATATCAAGCTTCCAGAGGCGATCCAGTTTTTCGGAGGATCGCGTTTTGTTCTGCTCTTTATGGGAATGTTCTCCGCGCTGTTCGCCTGGGTCATGCTCGGCGTCTCGCCGCTGATTCAGCATGGCCTTGAAGATCTGCTGCAATTCGTCGGCCGGACGGGAGGATTTGGGCTGTTTGTATACGGGGTATTGTACAGGGTGCTGACGGCCTTTGGGCTTCACCACATTTTGAACAACGTATTCTGGTTCCAACTGGGAACGTTTACGACGCCGGATGGCTCAGTTGTTCAGGGGGACCTTCCTCGTTTTTTTGCCGGCGATCCTACAGCGGGCAGCTTCATGGCGGGACTGTTTCCGATCATGATGTTCGCGCTTCCCGCCATTGCGTTTGCCATAATTCAGGAAGCCCGCGAAGATTTGAAGCCCCAGATCAAAAAAACGTTTCTGCGGGCAGCGCTCGTCTGCTTCCTGACAGGCGTGTCCGAGCAGATCGAGTTCGCCTTTCTATTCGCCTCGCCTTATCTGTTCGCTCTACATACGATCATGTCCGGGCTCGCCATGGCGCTTACGTCCGCGCTTGGAATTTATCACGGCTTCTCCTATTCGGCAGGGGCCATTGACTTCATATTGAACCTTCATTTGGCCCGGCGCGCCTGGCTGCTGATTCCGATCGGTCTGGTGTACGGAATGGTCTATTACCATCTGTTCCGCTGGGCGATCCGCCGATTTCAGATTCCGACGCCAGGGCGGGAGGAAGGCTCTGAGCTTGGCGATTGGGCCGGCAATATACCGTACCAGGCTCCGCTTATTTTGCAGGCGCTTGGCGGCAAGGAGAATGTTGTGCAGGTCCAGGCCTGCATTACCCGTTTGCGGCTTACGGTGTATAATGACCGCCAGATCGATACGGGCGCGCTTAAGAGCCTCGGCTCCGCCGGCATCATCAAATTGGGCGGGGGGAATGTACAGGTTGTCTTCGGCACTTACTCCGAGCTGATCCGCGAGGAAATCAACAAGCTGATGCTGCGCGATCTGCCGCAGGTGCTGTTCAACGCTCCCATGCAGGGCAAAATGCTGCCGATCGAAGAGGTGCCCGATCATATTTTTGCGCAAAAATTGGTCGGTGACGGGGTTGCTTTTATCCCGGAAAAGGGAGAGCTGGTCTCACCGGTATTCGGTAAAGTGATGCACATTTATCCCACGATGCATGCCATCGGCATAGCCACGCCGGAAGGGCTGGAGGTGCTTATGCATATCGGTATCGATACGTCGCAGCTTAAAGGCCCATTCCAGTCGGATGTCAAAGAGGGGGATAGCGTTGAGCCCGGTCAGCTGTTGGTTAGGTTTGATTTGGACTATCTGAAGGAGCATGCCGCTTCGCTGGCCACCCCAATGGTTATTACCAATCCAGAACGCGTCAAATCCTGGAGCTACGCTCCGTTTAAAAATGTGAAAAAAGGACAGTCTTCGGTGATGTCTGTCGTATTGCACGAAAGCAATGTTGGAGGGGTAGAATCATGA
- a CDS encoding rhodanese-like domain-containing protein, giving the protein MNGIPQITAPELRQRIESGEELVLIDVREDDEVALGMISGAEHIPMGDIPYRTSDIPEDAEVIFICRSGSRSQRVCEYLYAQGYSGVANLSGGMIGWNELLEN; this is encoded by the coding sequence ATGAATGGTATTCCCCAAATTACAGCCCCGGAGCTGCGTCAGCGCATTGAATCCGGTGAAGAATTGGTTCTTATCGACGTCAGAGAAGATGACGAAGTGGCTCTCGGTATGATCTCTGGCGCAGAGCATATTCCCATGGGAGATATTCCGTACCGTACCTCCGATATCCCGGAGGATGCCGAGGTTATTTTTATTTGCCGTTCCGGTTCCCGGAGCCAGCGGGTATGCGAATACTTGTATGCCCAAGGCTATAGCGGTGTTGCCAACCTGAGCGGCGGCATGATCGGATGGAACGAACTGCTGGAAAACTAG
- a CDS encoding CoA-binding protein: MAFENPSREQIGDILASAGNIAVVGLSDKSDRTSYMVAYAMQLKGYRIIPVNPMVSGEILGEKCYHSLAEIPEPVDIVNVFRRSEFCAETAREAAAIGAKVLWLQQGIVSQEAAEIAAEAGMTAIMDRCIKVEEAITMNGRNRNVK, translated from the coding sequence ATGGCATTTGAGAATCCATCCAGGGAACAGATCGGGGACATCCTGGCCTCCGCCGGCAATATTGCCGTTGTGGGACTGTCCGACAAGAGTGACCGGACGTCCTACATGGTCGCTTACGCCATGCAGCTCAAGGGCTACCGGATCATTCCGGTTAACCCGATGGTGAGCGGCGAGATCCTCGGGGAGAAGTGCTATCATTCGCTTGCGGAGATTCCGGAGCCGGTCGACATAGTGAATGTGTTCCGCCGCAGTGAGTTCTGCGCCGAGACGGCCCGCGAGGCTGCGGCTATCGGCGCCAAGGTGTTGTGGCTGCAGCAGGGGATTGTCAGTCAGGAAGCTGCGGAAATTGCCGCAGAGGCTGGCATGACGGCAATCATGGACCGCTGCATCAAGGTCGAGGAAGCGATAACGATGAATGGGCGGAACCGTAACGTAAAGTAA
- the aroA gene encoding 3-phosphoshikimate 1-carboxyvinyltransferase produces MDVIVRPTPVLNGEIGALSSKNYTTRYLLVAALSEGTSTIYHPAHSEDSDAIRRCIRDLGAELTEDDEKIVIKGFGRRPIDVKELNVGNAGAVLRFLMAVASLCPEVTFVNTYPDSLGKRPHDDLIDALGQLGVEVQHNEGRLPITIRGGNPKGGRITVSGAVSSQYLSALLFLTPLLEEDSEIIVLNDLKSKVVVGQTLEVLEQAGIVIHAADDYMSFKVPGGQSYEAKSYTVQGDYPGSAAVLAAAAVTKSDVKIQRLAERSRQGERAIIDVLRMMEVPLTHENGTVHVQGNGRLKAVEFDGDAATDAVLAMVAAAVFAEGTSRFYNVENLRYKECDRITDYLAELSKAGAKVEERRDEIIVHGMPEGVAGGVTINAHFDHRVIMALTVVGLRAAKPLLIKDAHHVAKSYPQYFDHLQALGADVEWVK; encoded by the coding sequence ATGGACGTTATTGTAAGGCCTACGCCGGTACTAAACGGGGAAATCGGAGCTTTGTCCTCCAAAAATTACACGACGCGCTATCTGCTGGTTGCCGCGCTGTCAGAAGGCACGAGTACGATCTATCATCCGGCGCACAGCGAGGACAGCGACGCTATACGCCGCTGTATCCGCGATCTGGGAGCGGAACTTACAGAGGACGACGAGAAGATCGTCATCAAAGGCTTCGGCCGCCGTCCCATTGACGTCAAGGAGCTTAATGTAGGCAATGCCGGCGCGGTGCTGCGCTTCCTGATGGCGGTTGCCTCCCTGTGCCCAGAGGTGACCTTTGTGAATACATACCCCGACTCGCTCGGCAAGCGTCCGCATGACGACCTGATCGACGCCCTCGGCCAGCTTGGAGTAGAGGTCCAGCATAATGAAGGCCGGCTGCCGATCACGATCCGTGGCGGAAACCCCAAGGGAGGCCGCATCACTGTCTCCGGAGCCGTCAGCTCCCAGTATTTGAGCGCGCTGCTGTTCTTGACGCCGCTGCTTGAGGAAGACAGCGAGATCATTGTGCTGAACGATCTAAAATCGAAAGTGGTTGTAGGGCAGACGCTGGAGGTGCTGGAGCAGGCCGGAATCGTCATCCACGCAGCTGACGACTATATGTCGTTCAAGGTGCCGGGCGGGCAGTCCTATGAGGCCAAATCGTACACGGTGCAGGGTGATTATCCCGGTTCGGCAGCCGTGCTTGCGGCTGCGGCCGTAACGAAGTCCGACGTGAAGATCCAGCGTTTGGCTGAGCGCAGCCGGCAGGGGGAAAGAGCAATTATCGATGTGCTGCGTATGATGGAAGTACCGCTCACCCATGAGAACGGAACGGTGCATGTGCAGGGGAACGGACGCCTGAAGGCCGTAGAATTCGACGGGGACGCGGCTACGGATGCCGTGCTCGCGATGGTTGCCGCCGCCGTGTTTGCGGAGGGAACCTCCAGGTTTTATAATGTGGAGAATCTGCGATATAAGGAATGTGACCGCATCACCGATTATTTGGCGGAGCTGAGCAAGGCTGGGGCGAAGGTCGAAGAACGGCGGGACGAGATCATCGTTCATGGCATGCCGGAAGGCGTCGCCGGCGGCGTAACGATTAACGCGCACTTCGACCATCGCGTCATTATGGCCTTAACGGTCGTCGGGCTTCGGGCAGCGAAGCCGCTGCTGATTAAGGATGCGCATCATGTCGCCAAATCATATCCGCAGTATTTTGACCATTTGCAGGCGCTCGGCGCGGATGTTGAGTGGGTAAAATAA
- a CDS encoding shikimate kinase: MSGDEMPWNTRPANTGNLILIGMMATGKSSVGAVLAEQLGYELVDLDHEIIRKEGRSVSEIFAEEGEGYFRAVETEVLRQTVQSSRQVIATGGGAVLAPVNRGMMIENGIVVALSATAEDIISRVAGDNKRPLLAGNAEERVRRILEERKDAYSFAHCTVDTTDLSAAQVSLHILMHYRVLAFKHVG, encoded by the coding sequence ATGTCTGGAGACGAGATGCCGTGGAACACCAGGCCGGCTAATACCGGAAATCTGATTCTGATCGGAATGATGGCAACAGGGAAATCGAGTGTAGGCGCTGTATTAGCCGAGCAGCTTGGCTATGAGCTCGTGGATCTGGATCATGAAATTATCCGGAAAGAGGGCCGGAGCGTATCCGAGATTTTTGCGGAAGAAGGAGAAGGATACTTCAGAGCCGTGGAGACGGAAGTTTTACGGCAGACGGTACAGAGCAGTCGGCAGGTGATCGCCACTGGAGGAGGCGCGGTGCTGGCGCCGGTAAATAGGGGCATGATGATAGAGAATGGAATCGTAGTGGCACTCAGCGCCACGGCGGAGGATATTATATCCCGGGTAGCCGGAGACAACAAACGGCCGCTGCTGGCCGGCAATGCGGAAGAACGCGTAAGACGAATTCTGGAAGAACGAAAAGACGCCTACAGCTTCGCACATTGCACGGTCGATACGACGGACTTATCAGCGGCACAAGTGTCTCTTCATATTTTAATGCACTACCGCGTTTTAGCTTTTAAGCACGTTGGCTAG